In the genome of Raphanus sativus cultivar WK10039 chromosome 4, ASM80110v3, whole genome shotgun sequence, one region contains:
- the LOC130511308 gene encoding meiosis-specific protein ASY2-like, with the protein MSASRKLTREQKGKKIASGSDPAGIGGEAERIHREAMMDTVNMDRAQRLLVSESAQLHREEREGTASRTRECGRDGQGGAKDRDPVPACIPMVFFPEGIFEELSALPPEFIRSPDVVGQDWSNVEGTRSTASSVKKLLRDFRGTGVTFLIPSSDQRPWSPPLGYQCVYESYFQKDTKLWFPIPRLVTSYARRRDAAISQFLNGSYRLAVALMVMAAENDVSLSVRVFEELTSVQTMNDGLWVVKMRPSYNVVTGYPSKTNDWQRHYFYIRADESAFEDPPNDDYRVLWNPDIVDHPTSATYPEDFIASAREVALLRQENWSTITRERIRRSINRISRRDWDSSIPSVGVPGKRRLSLFTTRVQKLINEARKMRPQPNLSELIRAQLSLPRADPPRLAAPVVESPPLVVSRDGSPTRGGDSPTGDPTVDVQQAGGGSEDAPVGIKRMSPPNIRGVRALLRRKKKEGKVSEGPLSQEGAKSQEDVGENAVADPSEEAEDASPEARLLLNRRKKKKGPSDGGVQSEDPPAPAPTMAMVQPSTSKTPNVRSAAPKRGPPEFPDKVRFEYDGTTPLIYAPDKCAELVSQINGGPRPLLLNDLIFRKEYTDAAQARLRSDGSMNFLVELYDSELKRKKAEWTAETDKLKEKASRAISRRKAQKEKLATTEAALGTAQETVGILETEIALMKEKEEEMEKDQAKIVEQHQRKIEHQAREIERLKRSRVFEVTQERIRVQTEMIAKCNRRFRNIMDREKRRGPFDDATAMYNQAYGTRSCLEVLLEAGRDIPQDTIDMFAVREKEYDQAAKELNVGDIPESDLALSPLVLPSQFVDERMLAGLNTFGSNSNLIDPKDAAALSDSVAEGCGGRELGEDPPREVVSVDDLAGAPTPVDQTLEKEALEKGTVSDVAEKGSPILLMSDSSAEDQANDQSEEEVEDQGVLSNQEQGDGTDLEAPAEPSGRGEDEERGSGGQRTEAQRPEEQGPDATEDPAED; encoded by the exons ATGTCGGCGAGTCGGAAATTAACGAGGGAGCAGAAAGGGAAGAAGATAGCGAGTGGATCTGACCCTGCGGGAATCGGAGGCGAGGCCGAGCGAATCCATCGAGAGGCGATGATGGATACTGTGAATATGGACCGTGCGCAGAGGCTGTTAGTATCCGAGTCGGCGCAGCTTCACagggaagagagagaagggacGGCTTCTCGGACCCGAGAGTGCGGGAGGGATGGTCAAGGGGGAGCGAAAGACCGAGATCCCGTTCCTGCCTGTATTCCGATGGTCTTTTTCCCCGAAGGAATCTTCGAGGAACTCTCAGCCTTGCCTCCTGAATTTATCCGTTCTCCTGACGTGGTGGGGCAGGATTGGAGCAATGTGGAAGGAACTCGATCGACAGCGAGCAGCGTGAAAAAGCTACTCCGGGATTTCCGAGGGACCGGGGTGACTTTCCTGATACCTTCGTCGGATCAGAGACCGTGGTCTCCTCCGCTCGGCTATCAGTGCGTCTACGAGTCCTATTTCCAGAAGGACACCAAGTTGTGGTTCCCGATTCCTAGATTGGTGACTTCATACGCGAGACGTCGGGACGCGGCGATAAGTCAGTTTCTGAACGGATCGTACCGACTAGCCGTAGCACTGATGGTGATGGCTGCTGAGAACGACGTGTCGCTAAGTGTTCGAGTCTTCGAGGAATTAACATCCGTTCAGACGATGAACGATGGGCTTTGGGTTGTCAAGATGCGCCCGAGCTATAACGTGGTCACCGGGTATCCGAGCAAGACGAATGACTGGCAAAGGCACTACTTTTACATTAGGGCAGACGAGTCGGCCTTCGAGGATCCTCCCAACGACGACTATCGGGTCCTATGGAACCCTGATATTG TTGACCATCCGACGTCTGCTACATACCCGGAGGATTTTATCGCGAGTGCTCGCGAGGTTGCTTTGCTTCGTCAGGAGAACTGGAGCACGATTACTCGGGAGAGAATTCGCAGGAGCATCAATAGGATATCGAGAA GGGATTGGGATTCCAGCATTCCCTCGGTTGGCGTTCCTGGTAAAAGACGTCTCTCGCTTTTCACCACGCgtgttcagaaactgatcaACGAAGCTAGGAAGATGAGGCCTCAACCGAATTTGAGCGAGCTGATAAGGGCTCAGCTAAGTCTTCCGAGGGCCGATCCCCCGCGCTTGGCGGCGCCAGTTGTCGAAAGCCCCCCGCTGGTTGTCTCGAGGGATGGATCCCCGACTCGTGGTGGAGACTCTCCGACTGGGGATCCGACCGTAGATGTTCAGCAGGCTGGAGGGGGTTCCGAGGATGCTCCGGTG GGGATCAAGAGGATGAGCCCGCCAAACATCCGGGGAGTGAGGGCCCTcctaagaagaaaaaagaaggaaGGCAAAGTCAGCGAAGGACCGCTCTCCCAGGAAGGGGCCAAATCTCAGGAGGATGTTGGCGAAAATGCGGTTGCTGATCCCTCAGAAGAGGCGGAAGACGCTTCCCCCGAAGCGCGGCTTCTATTGaacaggagaaagaagaagaagggtccTAGCGATGGAGGTGTTCAAAGCGAGGACCCGCCAGCTCCGGCTCCTACGATGGCCATGGTGCAGCCGTCGACTTCTAAGACTCCGAATGTTCGGAGCGCTGCTCCGAAGAGAGGTCCTCCAGAGTTCCCCGATAAAGTACGGTTCGAGTACGACGGGACGACCCCCCTTATTTATGCTCCGGACAAATGCGCGGAGTTGGTGAGTCAGATTAATGGTGGTCCTCGCCCATTGCTCCTGAACGATCTTATCTTCAGAAAAGAGTATACCGATGCTGCCCAAGCCAGACTTCGG AGCGACGGGAGCATGAACTTCCTCGTAGAGTTGTACGATTCCGAGCTTAAG AGGAAGAAAGCCGAGTGGACGGCCGAAACTGACAAGCTCAAAGAGAAGGCGTCCCGCGCGATCTCTCGTCGAAAGGCTCAGAAGGAGAAGTTGGCTACTACCGAGGCCGCGTTGGGCACTGCTCAAGAGACCGTGGGGATCCTTGAAACTGAGATAGCCCTGATGaaggaaaaggaagaagagatggAGAAGGATCAGGCAAAGATCGTCGAGCAGCACCAGAGGAAGATCGAGCACCAGGCGAGGGAGATCGAACGACTGAAGCGTTCTCGAGTCTTCGAGGTGACGCAGGAGAGGATTCGCGTTCAGACTGAAATGATCGCGAAATGCAACAGGCGCTTCCGCAACATCATGGACCGGGAGAAGCGTCGCGGACCTTTCGATGATGCCACCGCCATGTATAATCAGGCGTATGGGACGAGGTCTTGCCTTGAGGTTCTGCTGGAAGCAGGCCGCGACATTCCGCAGGATACCATCGATATGTTTGCGGTTCGGGAGAAGGAGTACGATCAGGCAGCTAAGGAGCTCAACGTGGGAGATATTCCAGAAAGCGATCTTGCTCTCTCTCCACTCGTGTTGCCCTCTCAGTTTGTCGATGAGAGGATGCTCGCCGGCCTTAATACCTTCGGGTCCAACTCCAATCTGATCGACCCGAAAGACGCGGCTGCTCTTTCGGACTCGGTTGCTGAAGGCTGTGGAGGCCGGGAGCTCGGTGAAGATCCTCCCCGAGAGGTGGTTTCAGTAGACGATCTTGCTGGTGCTCCGACTCCCGTTGATCAAACTCTGGAAAAAGAGGCCTTGGAGAAGGGGACAGTTTCTGACGTAGCCGAGAAGGGATCTCCGATTCTTCTCATGTCGGACTCCTCTGCTGAGGATCAAGCGAACGATCAAAGCGAGGAAGAGGTTGAGGACCAGGGGGTTCTCTCCAATCAGGAACAAGGAGATGGTACCGATCTCGAGGCGCCAGCGGAACCGAGTGGACGAGGTGAAGACGAGGAACGTGGATCCGGAGGGCAGAGGACGGAGGCTCAGAGGCCCGAGGAGCAAGGACCGGATGCGACTGAGGATCCTGCTGAGGATTGA
- the LOC108851924 gene encoding uncharacterized protein LOC108851924, with the protein MSSMGANYAQLQVMQKKQKEKMMMRKKRLEKERHGGVDGGEGIGVSSAAAGNSGTRIFPVKSSPSATYEEVRRQD; encoded by the coding sequence ATGTCTTCGATGGGAGCAAACTACGCACAACTACAAGTCATGCAGAAGAAGCAAAaggagaagatgatgatgaggaagaagagacTGGAAAAGGAGAGACATGGAGGCGTAGACGGTGGAGAAGGCATCGGAGTTTCTTCTGCCGCCGCTGGAAATAGTGGTACCAGAATCTTTCCAGTCAAGTCTTCTCCGTCGGCAACTTACGAAGAAGTAAGAAGGCAAGATTGA
- the LOC108833472 gene encoding uncharacterized protein LOC108833472: METKNANAFVEKELDFLNQYNHFLVPPERPSSGGLALYWKNDLRLNVRSSNKNIIDTEISHKGVSFFGSFVYGEPDTSKRYLVWDQIRDIAENRDAPWFLTGDFNEIINNNEKEGGPLRAEGTFAAFRNLLAQCDLFDLKHSGNPLSWRGKRHTHLVFCRLDRAMVNSLWSEKFPTARSHYMEFNGSDHRPLLSIFDSKRKKSSRIFRYDRRLKDNHEVKELISKIWRSAKNLHSELRLAEIRTALVAWSREKHQNSKENIERLKKELDDALSSLVGDDELIFLSTGKKARNRISVIEDTEGNSFYEEEAIAAQIAVYYRNLFTSASMPSSAEEIAAIINEAIKPCVTPETNAQIITIPSNAEIREALFSIHPDKAPGPDGFSACFFQSNWDTIGQAICKEVQAFF; this comes from the exons ATGGAAACAAAAAACGCAAATGCTTTTGTTGAAAAAGAACTTGATTTTCTGAATCAATATAATCATTTTCTTGTTCCCCCCGAGAGACCAAGTAGCGGTGGTCTGGCTCTCTATTGGAAGAATGACTTAAGGCTCAACGTGCGCAGCTCTAACAAGAACATCATTGATACTGAAATCTCGCATAAAGGCGTCTCTTTCTTTGGTTCGTTCGTTTACGGAGAACCTGATACCTCCAAGCGATATTTGGTTTGGGATCAGATACGAGATATTGCAGAGAACAGAGATGCACCATGGTTTCTCACCGGTGATTTCAATGAGATCATCAACAATAACGAGAAGGAAGGGGGACCCTTACGAGCTGAGGGCACCTTTGCGGCGTTCCGCAATCTGCTAGCACAGTGTGACCTCTTTGACCTTAAGCACTCGGGTAATCCGCTCTCTTGGCGAGGAAAGAGACATACTCATCTCGTGTTCTGCAGACTGGATAGAGCCATGGTTAACAGTCTCTGGTCCGAAAAATTCCCTACGGCTAGGAGTCATTACATGGAGTTCAATGGTTCTGATCATCGGCCCCTTCTGTCTATCTTTGACTCCAAACGTAAGAAGAGCAGCAGAATCTTTCGTTATGATAGACGACTAAAAGATAACCACGAAGTAAAAGAGTTGATCTCCAAGATATGGAGATCGGCTAAGAACCTGCACTCTGAGCTACGATTGGCCGAGATACGAACAGCTCTAGTAGCTTGGAGTCGAGAGAAACATCAGAACAGCAAGGAAAACATCGAGAGGCTGAAAAAGGAGTTGGATGATGCACTAAGCTCTCTGGTAGGAGATGATGAACTCATTTTTC TATCGACGGGGAAGAAGGCCCGAAACCGCATCTCAGTCATAGAGGATACCGAAGGAAACTCCTTTTACGAAGAAGAAGCTATAGCAGCCCAAATCGCCGTTTATTACCGGAATCTCTTCACATCAGCGTCAATGCCATCATCTGCTGAAGAAATTGCAGCCATCATCAATGAGGCCATCAAACCGTGTGTTACGCCTGAGACAAACGCACAGATTATAACAATTCCGTCCAATGCAGAGATACGGGAGGCTCTTTTCTCTATCCACCCGGACAAGGCTCCGGGACCGGATGGCTTCTCGGCCTGTTTTTTCCAATCGAATTGGGATACAATAGGCCAAGCTATATGCAAGGAAGTGCAGGCTTTTTTCTGA
- the LOC108833470 gene encoding uncharacterized protein LOC108833470 gives MRRYTAEEKGKGLASKDTSRPRFRIRAPDFDPSELIKDNLLTLVGRLTNPKEQKMNLVLPFLPKKWNLVGRTDGSDLGNDVFQFRFEDEADLQMVLRNRPYHYGRWMLLIQRWEPVISASFPSQIPFWINIRGIPLHYWHEKVVSNIGREIGHLDAYEVTKSSARVRCTIDGLKPLIMEPVLDFDSGEESNIYLEYENLGNHCSYCFRLTHLQSQCPEKQQDLSSRRSLTQLPSPARNDLLPPPTFPMISARNDVKARTNYRERLDRYGNPFGDRVSTQVNRVQGPRNKIAPSYAPIRPQREEMVYRPKEVTSQHNTSPSYSHRRKLPAPGQTTPDISKQTQRVWRSKTPPAMDSVNDEVHSPMQTLRPLERNLDADFHQGQLPTVEEVLDEINEATRLYTNVDDPVERAARQQRVLQSEIDGSVEETVERIIQHSAASLGITTDPIITLPPSAATEQDMDGTSQETTAPKRRGRPPRARSARTIQLSPRVFLGTSLRRRNLSQVGASPGSSKQAATRPADSSTQALPAQIPSSSGGTSRVSANKRPRLDFPEDRLHLP, from the coding sequence ATGAGGAGATACACAGCGGAAGAGAAAGGCAAAGGCTTGGCATCCAAGGATACAAGCAGACCCCGCTTTCGCATCAGAGCACCGGATTTTGACCCCTCTGAACTCATAAAAGACAACCTGCTCACACTGGTAGGAAGACTTACCAACCCTAAGGAGCAGAAGATGAATCTTGTGCTGCCTTTTCTCCCCAAAAAATGGAACCTAGTTGGAAGAACGGATGGTTCAGACTTGGGAAATGATGTATTCCAATTCCGTTTTGAGGATGAAGCAGACCTGCAAATGGTCCTACGAAACCGCCCCTACCACTACGGACGCTGGATGCTACTCATACAGAGATGGGAGCCAGTCATCTCGGCTTCCTTCCCCTCTCAAATACCCTTTTGGATAAATATCAGAGGCATTCCCCTCCACTACTGGCACGAGAAAGTGGTAAGCAATATTGGAAGGGAGATTGGACATTTGGATGCTTATGAAGTCACCAAATCTTCAGCACGAGTCAGATGCACCATTGATGGACTCAAACCCCTAATCATGGAACCAGTTCTAGATTTCGACTCAGGGGAAGAAAGCAACATCTATCTAGAATATGAAAATCTTGGTAACCACTGCTCCTACTGCTTCCGTCTAACCCATCTGCAATCGCAATGCCCGGAAAAACAACAGGATCTGTCGTCTAGGAGATCCCTTACACAACTGCCGTCTCCCGCAAGAAACGACTTACTTCCGCCGCCAACTTTTCCGATGATCTCTGCAAGGAATGATGTTAAAGCACGTACTAACTATCGAGAACGACTAGACCGGTACGGAAACCCTTTTGGAGACAGAGTCTCAACACAAGTAAACAGAGTTCAAGGGCCAAGGAACAAAATAGCACCATCATATGCTCCCATAAGACCCCAACGTGAGGAAATGGTGTACCGTCCAAAGGAAGTTACGTCTCAACACAATACCTCCCCTTCATACTCCCATCGCAGAAAACTGCCAGCTCCTGGCCAAACTACACCTGATATCTCAAAACAGACGCAAAGGGTTTGGAGGAGTAAAACACCCCCAGCGATGGATTCAGTTAATGATGAGGTTCATAGTCCAATGCAAACACTGCGTCCTCTTGAGCGTAACTTAGATGCAGATTTTCATCAAGGACAGCTCCCAACAGTGGAAGAAGTGTTGGACGAAATTAATGAAGCAACACGGTTGTACACAAATGTGGATGACCCGGTAGAAAGAGCAGCAAGACAACAACGAGTCCTGCAAAGTGAGATAGATGGGTCAGTCGAGGAAACAGTGGAAAGAATAATCCAACACTCTGCAGCTTCTCTCGGGATTACCACAGATCCTATTATCACTCTGCCTCCATCTGCTGCTACAGAACAAGACATGGATGGAACTTCCCAGGAAACCACAGCACCAAAACGACGAGGAAGACCACCACGGGCGCGATCAGCACGTACGATTCAACTCAGCCCCCGAGTTTTTCTGGGTACATCTCTGAGGAGGCGAAACCTGTCACAAGTGGGAGCATCTCCGGGTTCTTCTAAACAAGCTGCTACTAGACCTGCAGATTCATCAACTCAGGCTCTGCCGGCACAAATCCCTTCGAGTTCTGGAGGAACCTCAAGAGTATCAGCTAACAAACGTCCTCGGTTGGATTTTCCCGAGGATCGTCTCCATCTTCCTTAG